Genomic window (Polyangiaceae bacterium):
TACATCACGCACGTCAGCTATTGGGTGAAGTCCGAGAAGCTGCGTAACCCCCTGACGGGGCAATACGAAGACCCGGACTTGCGCATGATGCAGGAGGTGGAAGCGTTGCTGGGGGTGCCCGACGAAGCGGAATCCTTGCGTCACTCTTTGATCAATCGCGTCGCGGCGTGGGCGATCGACAATCCGGGTGCAGCGGTGGACAACACGCGCGTGTTTCACGCGCAGATCAAGCGGCTCAAGGACGCAGTCTTCTCCGAGCGTCGCGTTGCAATGGCCAAGCTCGCGCGAGACATGGTGCTCTTGCTGCGTGAAGAGAGCGGTCTCGATGAGGCGCGACGTCAGGCCGCGCAGGCAGCCGTGGGGGAGCTACGTTCTCGCTTCGGCTACGAAGACAGTTCGGTTCTGGATGCGGCGGTGGCACTCACACGAGAGCGCTTTGCCGAGCTACTCAGCTGAGTCATGACCCGCGCTCAGCCGCTGTCCTTCGGCGCGCTGTTGGCGCTGGGGGTAAACGGAATCGTGGGCGTGGGCATCTTCTTCGCGCCGCGCGAAGTGGCTGCCTTGGCGCCGGGCACGACGGGACTCTGGGCTTACGCGCTCACTGCGCTGCTGCTCGTTCCCATCGCGGGGGTCTATGCCAGCCTCGGCAGTCGCTTCGCCGAGGACGGCGGCCCCTACGTGTGGGCGCGTGAAGCCTTCGGCGGCTCCGCAGGCTTCCTCGTCGGCTGGATTGCGGCCGTCAGTGCGCTGTTCAGCACCTCTGCAGTGATGGCTGGCCTCGCCACCCATGCAGGCCCCCTGGTCGGCGCGAGTGCACCGGTCGCTCGCGCGGCTTTCGGCGTGTTCCTGTGCTTCGTCCTTGCGGCGATCGCCTTCACTGGACTCAGGCCGAGTTCCTGGGTGTGGTCGACCCTGACGCTGCTGAAGCTCGCGCCCCTGGTAGCTTTGGTGCTGGCGTTTTTCTCGGCCGGAGAGCCCGCTGCCGCAGCGAGCGAAGCGGCGGTGGTCAGTCTGCCGCGCGCCATGTTGGTCGTGCTGTTCGCGCTCCAGGGTTTCGAGATCGTCGTGGTTCCTGCGGGCAATGCTCCTCGCAGCGGAAGCGGCGTGGCGGCGGCGACCGTGCTCGCGCTTTTGGGTGCGGCGCTGCTCTACGTCGCGCTGCACGCCGCGTGTCTGTCGGTCCCGAATCTCGCGCAGAGCGCCGCGCCCCTCGTCGACGCTGCAGCGCGGCACGGGGGGCGCGGTCTGAGCCGGACAGTCTCCGTCGCGACCAACGTGTCGGCCCTCGGGATAGCCTTCGGGATGTTCGCCATGACGCCACGCTATCTTGCGGCCTTGGGCACCGACGCCGGTCTCGGTGCTTGGCTCGGTCGGGAAAGCCAGCGCCAGGTGCCGACGCGAGCGCTCGCTATCACCCTGGGCGTGGTGGCGATGCTGGTGGTGGGCCCGCGCTTGGAACAGCTCTTCGTACTTTCCAGCGTTGCCGTGGTGCTGCAGTACTCAGTCAGCGCTGCGGCCCTCGTTCGCCTCGCACTGACGCGCACACGCGGGCTCGGACCTCGCCACCTGGTGCTCGCGGGCCTGTCCCTGGCTCCCGTGGTGCTGGCCGCGACAGCCGCGAGCCCTCGTGAGCTTCTGGTGGCGTTTGGCGCGCTGCTCTTGGGCGGCGTGGTCTGGGGGATCCGCCGGTTTTTCGGGTCTCGCACGCGCTGAGCTGGCCCCGTCGTCTGCAGGAGTTATTCTGTTGGAGAATGGCTCCGCGCCGCAACGTCGATCCAGGTGCACTGGTTGCTTCCGTGGGTCTGCATGCGTTGCTCTTGGGGCTAGGCGCGCTATGGGTCGCACGCAGTCTGCAATCGACCACGCCTACGCCGGCGAACTCGGTGGCGATCGACATCGACACCGTGCAGTTGCCCACGGGCGTGGACCTGCCGCCGATGCGAACGGGAACGCTGCTGGGGCGCGATACCCCGCGGGACGCGAAGCAGGCCAAGGTTCCACCGGGTGGGGGAGAGCGAGTGCCGCGTCCCGACTCGACGCGTGCGGGCCACGGTGGCAGCGACGAGGCGGCCGAGCCCGCCCTCAACTTGGCGGATCAGAATGATGGTCTGACGTTGGATCGCGATCCCTTCAACAGCCCCGTACGCAGTCAGGTGCAGCGGTTGGAGACGTCCAATCTGCGCCGTAGCCTCGACGATCGGCGCGCGACCCCGAACCCGATGGAGCTGGACTTCGTCGCCACGGGACCAGGTCGTGTTGCCGAGCGCCGTCCCGTCAGTCGCTACAATCCAGGAAGCGGTGAACTCAGCGGCACGCGCGTTGCCATGCGCGGCGGCGAACTCGGTGGACCCGACGGACCGCCAGGGGGGCTGGAGTCATTGCCTGGCGCGTCTCAGCTCGGCGAAAGCCAAGAGCGCACGGCGGCGGGGCTTACTGGCAGCGTGCGCGGCGCCGGTGTCGCACGTAGCGCATCCGTGATGCTGGCGCGGCCAAGCGTGCCGCGCGCGCGCGCAGCCGTCCCCGCTCCAGCCCGGGGTCAAGCCCAAGACACCGTGGACAGTCGCCAAGAAGTCGCAAGCGCCGTGCGCTCGTTGATTCACGCTTCGGGACCCGGTGCGCTACGACGTGCGACAGGGCCCGGAGGTACCGACGGTGACGGCGCGCCGGCCAGCGGTGGACGCCAGGGCCCGGGCTCGACCTCTGCCGCCGCGGGGTATGGCCCCGGGCGCGCGCGCGATGGCAGTGGTGACCCACGACTCACGGGGTACTTCCGCAACATCGAACGCAAGGTGGAGCCACACTGGCGCGACGCCTTTCCAGACTGGGCCATCGCTCAAGGCCGAGGCGGACTCGCCACTCTGCGCATCACCTTGTCTCCCGGCGGCGACGTCATGGCGGTTTCCGTGCATCGCAGCAGTGGCATCAGCGAGTTCGACGAGAACGTCATGCGCGCCGTACGTCGAGCCGGCCCCTTTGGCCCGCTGCCCTCGGTCTACGCACGGCGCCCGCTCACTCTCCACATGGCCTTCGACGCCGTCAATCCCGCCATCGGCCGCGACGGACCGGGGCCTGGCACCCGTCGATCGCCTTCCCCTTGACCCGGCCGCTGCAGCCGTTCATAGTCCCGGCCCTCAAAAAGCCGAGGTAGCTCAGCTGGTTAGAGCACGCGCTTCATAAGCGTGGGGTCGTCGGTTCAAGTCCGACCCTCGGTACTAGGCGACATTTCCCGGAATTGTGGGGCGGTTCACGATGCGGCACGCGGACTGAGGCCTCATGTTCGGCGCGTCAGAGCCGTGCGGCTCGCGAGCGACGGAGGGCGGTGCGGTGAGCTGCCGGTTCAAGTCCGACCCTCGGTACTAGGCGACATTTCCCGGAATTGTGGGGCGGTTCACGATGCGGCACGCGGACTGAGGCCTCATGTTCGGCGCGTCAGAGCCGTGCGGCTCGTGAACGGTGCACCGCGTTGGTTCGCGCGCGTGGGCTACTCCAGCGTTCCCGAGATGCCGAGGGTCAGCCATGTGTGCAACGCGCGAGCCTCGACAGCCCCGGAGCCCCCAAAGCTGCTGACCGACACGTCACGGTGAAGGTACTGACCCACGGAGAAGCCGACGAATGGACCGGCGAAGGAGCGGGCCGTGAGGAAGTCCATTCCTACCATTGCGTCCACGAGCGAGACGCCGTGAAATGATGCACTGACGCTCGCGTCGCCCCTGGAACGAATCAACGTCAAGTACTCGTAGCCCGCACCCACCCCGACCCACGGTCGCGTCTTCGCAAAAGGTGCGAAGTTGTAGGTTATCTCCGGGCCGCTCCGGATCCGCCAACCGCTGCAAGTCACATCGTCCGGGCAGTCTGAATTGATCGCGTAGCCGGGCTCGAACACGACGCCGACAAACAGGTTCGCGTTCAGGCGATAGCCCAGCGAAAGCCCGATGCTCACGACGCTGTCCAGTCCGTCGGAAAGTGGGGCGTCGACTTGCACGTCGCCGCCGGGCAGTCCGAAGCCGAAGCGAGCGCTCAGCCCCACGCCCGGACGAAAGCGGCTGCGTCGCGCCTGAACTGGATCCGGATCAGTAGTGGCGAACGGCGAATCGCCGCCGTCATAGCCGGGTGAGGTCGTCGGCGTGCTCCTATTGTCGAGCACGACGTCGTCACTACTCTTGGCCTGCGTTGCTGCGCTCGCCCTGAAAGGACTGCTCAGATTCGGTTCGGCCTGCGCAGGACGGCTGGTAACGGCCGCGCTGTACACGATGGTGAAGGCTGTGATTCTCTTGATCCACACGGGAGCACCTCGTGCACGGGCTCCTGCAATGGCGATGCCACTCTCGAGCAGCGAGAAAGCACGCAGTTCTTGGGGCGAGCCGTGGACCACGCACACCGCCGGGTAGGACGATTTGGTCCACGTCGGGTGGCCTGGTGGTGCCGCCGGCTTTCGGCGGGACGCGGAGCTGACGCACGTCAGCAGGCGCAACACGTATCCTCGCGAACAGCGCGCGCCGCGTTCGCACGGATCAGAGGCGCAACACGTATCCTCGCGAACAGCGCGCGCCGCGGACTTCGCCATCGTCGCGAGTGAATCCGCTGGCCTCGTAGAAGGCGATGGCGCGCGCCATCCGCTCGGTGGTGTCGAGCACGATGCGCTGGGCGCGCCGAGCCCTCGCCCAGGCTAGGGCGGTGTTCAAGAGCGCGCGGCCGAGCCCGAGCCCGCGCGCGCCAGGCAGCAGGTACATCTTGCGCAGTTCGAAAGTTGCGGGTGCTACGGGGAACAAGCCCGCGCAGCCGACCAGCCCACCGCCCGCATCTCGCGCCACCCAAAGCTCGCCGCCGCGATCACGATAGGAGCCTGGGAGATCGAGTAGTTCGACGTCGGTCATCGCCCCCTCGCCAAAGCTGAGCCCGAACTCCGCGAGCACGCCACGCACGAGCGCGACCAACTCGCCCACATCCGCTCGCGCGACGGGCTCAATCATCAAGGGAGGGGAATGAGCCACAGCACCGCTCAAGTGCGCATGGCAGCGCGCGAAGTCAAGGTCGGCCCGCGGGTTCCGGGCCAACGTCAGTTCTGGTGGCCGCGCCCAGCCTCGAAGCCTGTCCCAGGATCGGAGCCAGATCCGGCTCCTGCCCCGGACCCGCACGGGGCGGTCGCTCCGGATCTCGCCGCTCCCCGCGGGAGGCGCCGCGGTGAGCTGGCCCGCGTCGAGATGAAAACCAACAACGGATCTCCACAGTTGCGGCCAATTCGCTCGCGTGGAGCAGATGGGGCACACGCGACGGGGCCGATTCGGTTACCCTGCGCGCTTTCGAAGGGAACCTGACCAAGATGGCGCAACTGACCGATCACGTCGTGTTCAACGACAAGAAGCTCGAACGCAAGTACGCGAACAAACGCATGCCCATGGCACTGCTCTACGAGGCGTACTTCGATGGTGACATCGACATTCCAGGCGACATCTACGCGTTCCTGGAGGAGCGTGGGCGACTGGTGAAGAACACCTTGACCCGTGAGCACTTCCGCTGGGCATTGACGAACTTCGTGCCCGAGGCGCTGATCCACAGCAAGAGCCAGGACGAGCGGATCGTGCGCGAGCACTACGATCGCGGAGACGACTTCTTCGAGTGGTTCTTGGGTGAGCGCATGGTCTATACCTGCGCGTTCTTCGAGAACGCCAACCAGAGCCTGGAACTGGCCCAGGACAACAAGATGAACTTGGTTTGCCAGAAGCTCCAGTTGGATCCCGGGCAGAAGTTGCTCGATATCGGCTGCGGCTGGGGAACGCTCACCCGGCACGCCGCGCGCTACTACGGTGTCGACGCGACGGGCGTCACGATTTCGGAAAACCAGACCGCGTTTGGCAATCGCCGAATCAAGGACTGGGGGCTCCAAGACCACGCGCGCATCCTGTGTAAAGACTACCGCGACATCCCCAAGCAGAAGTTCGACAAGATCGTCAGCTTGGAGATGGTCGAGCACGTGGGCGTGAAGAACCTGCTGTCCTTCTACGAGCAGGTGCGCGAGCTGCTCACCGACGACGGCTTGTTCCTGCTGCAGTGGACGGGGCTCCGTCGCGGCATGCGGCCCGAGGACATGATTTGGATCATGTTCATGGGCAAGTACATCTTCCCCGGTGCGGACGCGAGCCTGTGCCCCTCGCCGATGCTCAAGGCGATGGAGAAGGCCGGCTGGGAGACCCACAGCGTGGAGAACGTGAGCACGCACTACGCCTGGACGATCCGCCGCTGGCACGACAACTGGCTCAGCAACAAGGAGCACGTGCTGAAGGCCTACGGCGAGCGCTGGTTCCGCATCTGGCACTTCTTCTTGGCCTGGTCGTCGATCATCGCTCGCCAGGGCAATGCCGCTTGCTTCCAGGTGGTGTTGAACAAGAACCTGGACAGCTACGACCGCACTCGCTGGATCGAGCGCAAGGCGGCGATTCTGGGTGACCGGCTGAACCCCCTGGTGACCCCGACGCCGCCCGAGCGGCCCACGAACGGCTCACGCGCCTACAGTTGAGGGGAAAAGCGCGGCGATCGCCGAGTGGCGTCGCCGCGCTACCTTGACAGTAAACACTGTAACGGTTAATACTGGCGTCATGAGTGCGCCAGTCAGCGCCAAACCGCGACCGTCCCAGCCCCCCGACGCGCCGGAAGCGGGCGCCGCCGAAGCCGCGGCCGAAGTCGAGTACACCATCGACCAACTCGCCGCGGCGAGCGCAGTGCCGAGCCGTACGATTCGCTACTACCGCTCGGCGGGCGCCCTGGCCGCGCCGCGCATGCGCGGACGCGTTGCCTACTACGGGCCGGGCCATCTGGAGCGGTTGCAACTCATCGCCGAGCTGCAAGATCGCGGGCTGACGATCAAGGCCATTTGCGATCTCGTGCGCCGCATCGACAAGGGGGAACTCGATCTCGGAGAGTGGCTGGGCCTTGGCGCGCAGCTGGGCGAGCCCTGGGCCAGCGATGGACCTCGCGTCGTGACCGAAGACGAGCTCTACGAGCTGACGGGCAAGCGGCAGCCGGGGCTATTGGCAGAACTACGACGCCTGAGACTCGTTGAGCGCAAAGGCGACGCGGTGTTGATCCCGAGTCCCGGGGTGTTGCACGCCGCGATTCGTCTCGAGAAAGCGGGAGTCGATCTGGAGACGGCCGTGGAGGGGCTCGGCATTCTCGAGAAGCACGCGCGCCGCAGCGCGCGCGATCTTGCCAAGTACTTTTTCAAGCGTGCCGCAGCAGGTTTCGACCGCGGCGCCAGCACTGCCGAGCTAGCCCAAGCCTTCGGCACTTTGCGCCCGGTGAGCCAGGACGCCCTTCAGCTCTTCTTCGCCAGAGAGATGGAGCGCGAGCTGAGGGAGCGCGTCGAGTCCGGCAAAGCCGCGGACATTTCCCGGCGCAAACCGGGGGCTCGGGGAGGAAAGGGATGACGACCGAAGCGCGCGAGCTGGCGGCCGTTCCCTCGCTCCAATCCGCGGCGGCGGGCGAGCGTGCGCCCAGTCTCGGCGAAGAGATCGCCAACAGTGTCAGCCACGGCGTCGGGCTGCTCGGCGCGGTCGCAGTGGCGCCGCTGATCGTCATGGCGGCGGGTCCCCACGGCATTGCGGCCCGCGTGGGCGCGGTCGTGTTCTCGGTGACCATGGTGCTCGTGTACGCGACGTCGACGCTCTATCACGCGCTGCGCAGGGGCCGTGCCAAGCGCGTTGTGCGCGTCTTGGATCACGCTGCGATCTTTCTCTTGATCGCGGGCACCTACACGCCGTTCACCCTCGGCGTCCTTTCGGGAGCGTGGGGCTGGACGTTGCTCGGGTTGGTGTGGGCGCTGGCAGTAGCTGGAGTGTGCCTGAAAGCGATTGGGCGCTTGCGCTACCCGCGTCTCGAGACGGCGAGCTATCTGGCCATGGGCTGGGTCGTGCTGATCGCGATTCGGCCACTGTGGCTGGCCATGCAACCTTGGGGGCTGTTCTGGCTCGTCGCGGGTGGCGTTGCGTACACGACGGGAGTCTTCTTCTACGCCGCGACGCGCGTGCGCTACGCGCACCTGGTCTGGCACCTGCTGGTCATCGGCGGCACGGCCTGCCACGTCGTTGCGGTCGTGAGGTACTCGGTCTGATGGGACGTCGGGCGGAGCTAGCCGTCGGCATCCTCAACGGCGCGATCGGCGACTACCTGCGTCGTAGCGACAACGGGCTGGCGACGGAAATGACCTGCGTGGAGGCCGGCGCGCCAATGCCGCTGACTCCACGGGCTTT
Coding sequences:
- a CDS encoding GNAT family N-acetyltransferase, whose product is MIEPVARADVGELVALVRGVLAEFGLSFGEGAMTDVELLDLPGSYRDRGGELWVARDAGGGLVGCAGLFPVAPATFELRKMYLLPGARGLGLGRALLNTALAWARARRAQRIVLDTTERMARAIAFYEASGFTRDDGEVRGARCSRGYVLRL
- a CDS encoding APC family permease; this encodes MTRAQPLSFGALLALGVNGIVGVGIFFAPREVAALAPGTTGLWAYALTALLLVPIAGVYASLGSRFAEDGGPYVWAREAFGGSAGFLVGWIAAVSALFSTSAVMAGLATHAGPLVGASAPVARAAFGVFLCFVLAAIAFTGLRPSSWVWSTLTLLKLAPLVALVLAFFSAGEPAAAASEAAVVSLPRAMLVVLFALQGFEIVVVPAGNAPRSGSGVAAATVLALLGAALLYVALHAACLSVPNLAQSAAPLVDAAARHGGRGLSRTVSVATNVSALGIAFGMFAMTPRYLAALGTDAGLGAWLGRESQRQVPTRALAITLGVVAMLVVGPRLEQLFVLSSVAVVLQYSVSAAALVRLALTRTRGLGPRHLVLAGLSLAPVVLAATAASPRELLVAFGALLLGGVVWGIRRFFGSRTR
- a CDS encoding energy transducer TonB, encoding MAPRRNVDPGALVASVGLHALLLGLGALWVARSLQSTTPTPANSVAIDIDTVQLPTGVDLPPMRTGTLLGRDTPRDAKQAKVPPGGGERVPRPDSTRAGHGGSDEAAEPALNLADQNDGLTLDRDPFNSPVRSQVQRLETSNLRRSLDDRRATPNPMELDFVATGPGRVAERRPVSRYNPGSGELSGTRVAMRGGELGGPDGPPGGLESLPGASQLGESQERTAAGLTGSVRGAGVARSASVMLARPSVPRARAAVPAPARGQAQDTVDSRQEVASAVRSLIHASGPGALRRATGPGGTDGDGAPASGGRQGPGSTSAAAGYGPGRARDGSGDPRLTGYFRNIERKVEPHWRDAFPDWAIAQGRGGLATLRITLSPGGDVMAVSVHRSSGISEFDENVMRAVRRAGPFGPLPSVYARRPLTLHMAFDAVNPAIGRDGPGPGTRRSPSP
- a CDS encoding cyclopropane-fatty-acyl-phospholipid synthase family protein, giving the protein MAQLTDHVVFNDKKLERKYANKRMPMALLYEAYFDGDIDIPGDIYAFLEERGRLVKNTLTREHFRWALTNFVPEALIHSKSQDERIVREHYDRGDDFFEWFLGERMVYTCAFFENANQSLELAQDNKMNLVCQKLQLDPGQKLLDIGCGWGTLTRHAARYYGVDATGVTISENQTAFGNRRIKDWGLQDHARILCKDYRDIPKQKFDKIVSLEMVEHVGVKNLLSFYEQVRELLTDDGLFLLQWTGLRRGMRPEDMIWIMFMGKYIFPGADASLCPSPMLKAMEKAGWETHSVENVSTHYAWTIRRWHDNWLSNKEHVLKAYGERWFRIWHFFLAWSSIIARQGNAACFQVVLNKNLDSYDRTRWIERKAAILGDRLNPLVTPTPPERPTNGSRAYS
- a CDS encoding MerR family transcriptional regulator; the protein is MSAPVSAKPRPSQPPDAPEAGAAEAAAEVEYTIDQLAAASAVPSRTIRYYRSAGALAAPRMRGRVAYYGPGHLERLQLIAELQDRGLTIKAICDLVRRIDKGELDLGEWLGLGAQLGEPWASDGPRVVTEDELYELTGKRQPGLLAELRRLRLVERKGDAVLIPSPGVLHAAIRLEKAGVDLETAVEGLGILEKHARRSARDLAKYFFKRAAAGFDRGASTAELAQAFGTLRPVSQDALQLFFAREMERELRERVESGKAADISRRKPGARGGKG
- a CDS encoding hemolysin III family protein: MTTEARELAAVPSLQSAAAGERAPSLGEEIANSVSHGVGLLGAVAVAPLIVMAAGPHGIAARVGAVVFSVTMVLVYATSTLYHALRRGRAKRVVRVLDHAAIFLLIAGTYTPFTLGVLSGAWGWTLLGLVWALAVAGVCLKAIGRLRYPRLETASYLAMGWVVLIAIRPLWLAMQPWGLFWLVAGGVAYTTGVFFYAATRVRYAHLVWHLLVIGGTACHVVAVVRYSV